From Penicillium digitatum chromosome 5, complete sequence, one genomic window encodes:
- a CDS encoding mucin has protein sequence MPYNTRRKSLSLPSLGIQLPNSTRRSPSISKAHTDEQPTKKVKRSHGSTSLSPEPSDPKTMARAGRHGLFEITPPPSPMDGVLAPKIDTEGINDDIVIAVINQLEKTGNRPHLVKELAAVLVTLNVNVANSANPAALLSSRLAAYMKRPWTALAPCPMAKELILIHPRKVYYYLTTFPHQPIPDTDDLVSAVGSKHITPSVSSLEDEEDAMVRERSPSPEVDLSSPDFEEHGDLNTSASHGGSSDHFSNASNLTRLMNSHRAASPPLEGDEKEFTQTASAVRERASEEKAESTRSQSILSESLSASEDRGMTITESPMNGGSMSPCVHGDGMSEEEYSDYFSHMPVDQMAQDLDEAAAAALFGTSPSPSLTSIASSVSSGTSALIDLGVDGEELAGARVAPQISLPVDLDAAPVSTLKRSLDMLNSGLPDVDLKMSDLTESHERLTLTPRAISMKSEPVFESWRELQNPEMVEVDELDEMFGEF, from the exons ATGCCGTACAACACTCGTCGCAAGTCACTATCCCTTCCATCCTTGGGCATTCAGCTGCCAAATTCCACTCGTCGTTCTCCTTCTATCTCAAAAGCGCATACCGATGAACAACCCACAAAAAAGGTCAAGAGATCGCATGGTTCGACTTCATTATCACCCGAGCCATCCGACCCAAAAACGATGGCGCGCGCTGGCCGACATGGACTATTTGAGATCACACCTCCTCCCTCGCCGATGGATGGAGTGCTTGCGCCCAAAATCGACACAGAAGGAATTAACGACGACATCGTGATCGCTGTAATCAACCAACTTGAGAAGACAGGGAATCGCCCTCATCTCGTAAAAGAATTGGCTGCAGTCCTGGTCACACTAAATGTCAATGTCGCTAA TTCCGCAAATCCCGCTGCGCTGCTCTCATCGCGCTTAGCTGCCTATATGAAGCGTCCTTGGACGGCTCTCGCCCCTTGTCCAATGGCTAAGGAGCTTATTTTAATTCATCCTCGCAAAGTGTACTACTATCTTACTACCTTTCCCCATCAACCTATTCCTGATACCGACGATTTGGTATCTGCCGTGGGTAGCAAGCACATCACACCCAGTGTTTCCAGTctcgaggatgaagaagatgcaaTGGTGCGGGAACGTAGCCCCAGTCCTGAAGTGGACTTATCTTCTCCCGACTTCGAGGAGCATGGCGATTTGAATACCTCCGCTAGCCATGGCGGCTCTTCTGATCACTTCTCTAACGCTAGTAATCTGACGCGTCTCATGAACTCGCATCGTGCGGCTTCTCCACCCCTGGAGGGTGACGAGAAGGAATTCACTCAAACTGCTAGCGCTGTGCGTGAGCGTGCATCCGAGGAAAAAGCCGAGTCAACCCGTAGCCAGTCCATCCTCTCTGAGAGCCTGAGCGCCTCGGAGGACCGTGGTATGACCATCACTGAGTCCCCTATGAATGGTGGTTCAATGTCTCCGTGTGTGCACGGCGACGGCATGTCTGAAGAAGAGTATAGTGACTACTTCTCGCACATGCCCGTCGACCAAATGGCCCAGGATCTGGACGAGGCTGCTGCGGCTGCTTTGTTCGGcacctccccctccccctccctcACCTCCATCGCATCGTCTGTCTCGTCTGGCACGAGCGCTTTGATAGATCTCGGTGTGGACGGCGAGGAGCTTGCCGGCGCTCGTGTTGCCCCCCAGATCAGTCTCCCCGTGGACCTCGATGCCGCACCTGTTTCGACCCTCAAGCGCTCGCTTGATATGTTGAACAGCGGCCTTCCGGACGTCGATCTGAAGATGTCGGATCTGACCGAGTCCCATGAGAGACTCACCCTTACCCCTCGGGCCATTTCCATGAAATCGGAGCCCGTCTTCGAGTCCTGGAGAGAGTTGCAAAATCCGGAGATGGTGGAAGTCGATGAGCTCGACGAGATGTTTGGTGAATTCTAA
- a CDS encoding Adenosine/adenine deaminase yields the protein MKPRYLVLEQVILSWQYGVVSRRLLLYSKHDHHEQSYHHWFIANLPNSSSMFTLKVPKHPPLRWKLAHRNNIALPDAIFSDPQASYAVTLIPWPVLNCRPLGIPTFLEAYFAECEVLCTEAYLYDLAMAYLHRCAAIIGRYTESFFNIQAFASLI from the exons ATGAAGCCAAGGTATTTAGTGCTGGAACAAGTGATACTGTCATGGCAATATGGAGTGGTATCTCGTCGCCTTCTGTTGTACTCCAAAC ATGATCATCATGAACAGTCTTACCATCACTGGTTCATAGCGAATCTCCCAAACTCGAGCTCCATGTTTACATTGAAGGTGCCCAAGCACCCCCCTCTCCGCTGGAAACTGGCCCATCGCAACAATATTGCCCTCCCCGACGCCATCTTCTCAGATCCGCAGGCCTCCTATGCAGTAACCCTCATTCCCTGGCCGGTGCTAAATTGCCGCCCTCTAGGTATCCCAACTTTCCTGGAAGCCTATTTCGCCGAGTGCGAAGTTCTTTGCACAGAAGCCTACTTGTACGATCTAGCCATGGCCTATCTGCACAGATGCGCAGCCATAATTGGACGCTACACTGAATCCTTCTTCAACATCCAGGCATTCGCATCTCTCATTTGA
- a CDS encoding Major facilitator superfamily domain, general substrate transporter — MAMDTTTPDTGEQGTAKTVLRKIDRRLIPLLFTTYMLNFMDKTILSSASVFGMRHDTGLVGQQYSWVSSIFYFGYLGWVYPTTLLIARLPPAKYLTANTVFWGAVVALTAACTNFGGLITVRFLLGVAEATITPAFMFITSTWYTRDEIPTRTGLWFAGNSVGGIISSLLAYGLGHVKDHVGPWRWMFIVLGCATFLWGFAIWTLLPDSISKATFLTEEERQFATNRVIVAGTGATEKTVWRWDQLVECLIDPKTWLIFGLELCTQIPNGGTQNFANLVIVSFGFTNLQSTLLTIPYSLITVATITGTGWLAGRCRQLNCLLIVVVVIPCVIGSAIIYSRAHMVLDVQLLGYFLLSTGPAAMPLAMSLVQANYRGVTKKMTVTAMLFLAYCAGNISGPQFFLSEEAPTYNTAFRTIMICYTLSVVLTLVLRCYLQWTNARRTCLEGFEGSAGNAGAVGGRGLEGDPDLKNLVDMVNRVQLVSDDYDDVSDWKTTGFRYRY; from the exons ATGGCCATGGACACAACTACTCCTGATACGGGAGAGCAGGGGACGGCGAAAACAGTGCTGAGGAAGATTGACAGACGACTGATCCCACTGCTGTTCACAACTTACATGTTAAATTTTATGGACAAAACCATCCTGTCGAGTGCGTCTGTCTTTGGGATGAGGCACGATACG GGTTTGGTGGGCCAGCAGTACAGCTGGGTATCATCGATCTTCTACTTTGGCTACCTGGGATGGGTATATCCAACAACTTTGCTCATTGCTCGGCTCCCCCCCGCCAAATACTTGACGGCTAACACGGTATTCTGGGGTGCTGTAGTGGCTCTCACTGCAGCCTGCACTAACTTTGGCGGTCTCATCACAGTTCGCTTCTTGCTGGGAGTTGCTGAAGCAACGATCACGCCGGCGTTTATGTTTATCACGTCGACGTGGTACACGCGTGATGAGATTCCGACCAGGACAGGCCTGTGGTTTGCTGGAAAC AGTGTCGGTGGCATAATTTCCAGTCTCCTCGCCTACGGGCTAGGTCACGTCAAAGATCACGTTGGTCCGTGGAGGTGGATGTTCATCGTCCTGGGCTGTGCGACATTCCTCTGGGGATTCGCCATCTGGACTCTACTACCAGACTCAATCTCCAAGGCCACATTCCTCACAGAAGAGGAACGCCAGTTCGCTACCAACAGAGTTATCGTTGCAGGCACCGGCGCAACGGAGAAGACCGTCTGGAGATGGGACCAGCTCGTTGAATGTCTGATAGATCCCAAAACATGGCTGATCTTTGGGCTGGAGCTTTGTACCCAGATCCCCAACGGAGGGACGCAGAACTTTGCCAATCTGGTGATTGTCTCTTTTGGGTTCACGAACCTGCAATCGACGCTACTGACCATCCCTTACTCCCTTATCACCGTGGCCACAATCACAGGGACGGGCTGGCTGGCCGGTCGTTGTCGCCAATTGAACTGCTTGCTAATCGTGGTCGTTGTGATCCCTTGCGTTATCGGCAGCGCGATCATCTACTCCCGCGCGCATATGGTCTTGGACGTGCAACTATTAGGATATTTCCTCTTGTCGACGGGACCCGCGGCAATGCCGCTTGCTATGTCGCTGGTGCAGGCCAATTACCGTGGTGTCACTAAGAAAATGACAGTTACTGCAATGCTATTCCTGGCTTACTGTGCTGGAAACATTTCGGGGCCTCAATTCTTCCTCAGCGAGGAGGCGCCCACTTATAACACTGCTTTCCGCACGATCATGATTTGTTATACCTTGTCTGTCGTCTTGACGTTGGTTCTACGCTGCTACCTGCAGTGGACTAACGCTCGCCGTACATGTCTAGAGGGCTTCGAGGGTAGTGCTGGAAACGCGGGTGCAGTTGGTGGGAGGGGATTGGAAGGTGACCCCGATTTGAAGAATTTGGTGGATATGGTCAACCGGGTGCAGTTGGTATCGGATGATTATGATGATGTTTCGGACTGGAAGACAACAGGCTTCAGATATCGttactaa
- a CDS encoding C6 transcription factor, putative, translating to MTVEQAPAQLNYDGVVSQSEASVQQITPDLGSARFRPLSVANTLATTGPQTANEALTRPTKALAAHTKVAIPRQRVATAPRYNRRVPRACASCRQRKTKCSGDTPVCRQCRELRATCSYPEGWRERTKKQIKTLSEKALEYENLLKDLGGLVDFNAAERIRSLLDKHGPEVDYSSHNSQSQSVTPHDDIPENDEPTSPSSIGSLEAIDRVEEDINRSEHARATGYMGKNSEITWMQRLHREADQRAKGLPGSLEPGQDFQTDNALSLHAVNYHLDDLDISVPGPVQLYAMPSREVADHMFEAYLATVHPFYPIINKPLFSAQYRTFFDSAAQPGDKWLAILNMIFAIGAKYGHLIDAPWRGDEKDHLVYLTRARILSMNGDVLFSHPDLQQVQVEGLIAFYLLASDQINRSWRISALAVRSAITLGINMKSSSPTTPDLSKEARYRVWWCLYTFEHMLGIMTGRATCVQDGVWTSPFPIPFEEEQLQEPSALEVLTNTTLRDERINNIVASASIRQMPFHPVNGKDASGHTRARDTTWIQNLPVNYGLCYLYYCDLSVIVQEIVNRVYSVDCVMIPWAQIETRIGELKFRTETWQSNLPIGLDFTRKEDNAPDILRYKLTLALHYYSARITLGRPCLCRRDARQGPTPSFSHEMAVVTLKSARHMLDLIPDEPDALQIYRVAPWWCILHYLMQAATVLLLELSFGTVHMPEEENNFIGLSKKAIRWLFAMSEQSIASRRAWQLCDLSLRKLAQGMKYDVNDMPSYPYTPEPTSTISSNPPSNQSISHATGDYRGPQLEYLPVSAPDAPPGEDQHIYPSFPTADLMDSLTVEAQDSYFPYDSISGEFMRSFFPHSHENENWES from the exons ATGACGGTCGAGCAAGCGCCTGCACAGCTGAACTATGACGGCGTCGTTTCTCAAAGCGAGGCGTCCGTTCAACAAATCACACCAGATCTCGGCTCCGCCAGATTCCGCCCTCTTTCCGTCGCAAACACATTGGCAACGACAGGCCCCCAAACAGCCAATGAAGCTCTGACTCGGCCGACTAAAGCACTTGCCGCACACACTAAAGTTGCCATTCCTCGGCAACGGGTCGCAACTGCCCCGCGCTATAATCGGCGAGTGCCCCGCGCGTGCGCATCCTGCAGGCAGCGCAAGACAAAATGTAGTGGTGACACTCCGGTTTGTCGCCAATGCCGCGAGTTAAGGGCTACATGTAGCTACCCCGAGGGTTGGAGGGAAAGAACGAAGAA ACAAATCAAAACCCTCTCGGAGAAAGCACTAGAATACGAGAACCTGCTGAAGGATTTGGGGGGCCTTGTTGACTTCAATGCCGCGGAACGGATCAGGAGCTTGTTGGACAAG CATGGACCGGAAGTGGATTACTCGTCGCATAATTCTCAGTCTCAATCAGTAACCCCTCATGATGACATTCCGGAAAACGATGAGCCGACTTCGCCTTCGTCTATCGGGTCTCTTGAGGCAATTGATCGAGTAGAAGAGGACATCAATCGATCGGAACATGCTAGAGCGACTGGCTACATGGGGAAAAACTCAGAAATTACCTGGATGCAACGGCTTCATAGAGAAGCAGACCAACGGGCTAAAGGTCTTCCGGGGAGTCTGGAGCCAGGGCAGGATTTCCAGACCGATAATGCATTATCCCTGCATGCGGTCAATTATCATCTGGATGACTTGGATATCTCCGTGCCCGGACCGGTACAATTGTATGCCATGCCTTCTCGAGAGGTGGCGGATCACATGTTCGAGGCGTATTTGGCTACCGTGCATCCGTTCTACCCCATTATCAACAAACCTCTTTTTTCTGCACAATACCGGACGTTCTTTGACAGCGCTGCTCAACCCGGTGACAAGTGGCTGGCTATTTTGAACATGATATTCGCAATCGGAGCTAAATATGGCCATCTCATCGACGCACCGTGGCGTGGGGACGAGAAGGACCACTTGGTATATCTGACtagggctaggattcttAGTATGAACGGCGATGTCCTGTTCAGCCATCCTGATCTCCAGCAAGTCCAGGTGGAGGGCTTGATTGCCTTCTATCTTCTCGCTTCTGATCAAATCAACCG GTCGTGGAGAATCTCGGCCTTGGCAGTGCGGTCTGCAATCACACTTGGAATCAACATGAAAAGCAGCAGTCCAACCACACCCGATCTTTCAAAAGAAGCTCGCTACCGAGTCTGGTGGTGTCTCTATACATTTGAACACATGCTCGGAATAATGACTGGTCGGGCAACTTGTGTCCAGGACGGAGTGTGGACCTCGCCTTTCCCGATTCcatttgaagaagaacaGTTACAAGAGCCCAGTGCTCTGGAAGTACTCACAAACACTACACTGCGAGACGAACGAATCAACAACATCGTGGCAAGTGCGTCTATCAGACAAATGCCGTTCCACCCGGTAAATGGTAAGGATGCCAGTGGTCACACTCGAGCACGAGACACGACATGGATCCAAAACCTGCCTGTCAACTACGGGCTCTGTTATCTCTACTATTGCGACTTGTCAGTCATAGTGCAAGAAATCGTCAATAGAGTCTACTCAGTGGACTGCGTGATGATACCATGGGCACAAATTGAGACCCGGATTGGTGAACTCAAGTTCCGAACTGAGACATGGCAATCCAACCTTCCAATCGGGCTCGACTTTACACGCAAGGAAGACAATGCACCAGATATCCTTCGCTACAAACTGACCTTAGCGCTGCATTATTACAGTGCGCGGATCACACTAGGCCGCCCCTGTCTCTGCCGGCGTGACGCGCGCCAGGGACCTACTCCTTCCTTCAGTCACGAAATGGCAGTGGTCACCCTGAAGTCTGCACGGCACATGCTGGATCTGATCCCGGATGAGCCAGATGCTCTCCAGATCTACCGAGTTGCTCCATGGTGGTGCATCCTCCACTATCTCATGCAAGCAGCGACCGTTCTCCTCCTCGAGCTGTCTTTCGGCACCGTTCACAtgccagaagaagaaaacaacTTCATTGGTCTGTCTAAGAAGGCAATCCGTTGGCTCTTCGCAATGTCCGAGCAGAGTATTGCCTCTCGACGCGCCTGGCAGCTCTGCGACCTCAGCCTCCGCAAACTGGCTCAGGGCATGAAGTACGACGTCAACGACATGCCTTCTTACCCATATACCCCAGAGCCTACATCCACTATCAGCTCAAACCCGCCATCCAACCAGTCTATCTCTCATGCAACTGGTGACTACCGGGGCCCGCAGCTAGAATACCTCCCGGTGTCTGCTCCGGATGCACCGCCTGGTGAAGACCAGCACATCTACCCGAGCTTCCCGACTGCGGACCTGATGGACTCCTTGACCGTTGAGGCCCAGGACTCGTACTTCCCTTATGATTCCATCAGCGGGGAGTTTATGCGTTCTTTCTTTCCTCATTCTCATGAGAACGAGAACTGGGAATCTTGA